A single window of Chloroflexota bacterium DNA harbors:
- a CDS encoding fibronectin type III domain-containing protein produces MQAYGYSTQIQDPQSGIIIHLWDLVPDIAIAHGDGGNIDLGNLDPHQTYEVMVSTSNPSIVGIGDCLGASRWTTFRGSPSRSLWFAIRGCAQGQVTVTIEVFPAGVDSPAARLVYPVTAFHIPSVVPHQRAALERAYASLADVEPVNQNVRNFLAGGIVVQRPFRPNLTGFRKSATATATIVSWHTWWASAPTGGVDIIGYQMRYWPDHDPSRISTVEITDGSVWQYRITGLVANTSYKINMRACTNQEDCTAAEQTGDYEFRTPPG; encoded by the coding sequence GTGCAGGCGTACGGCTACAGCACCCAGATCCAGGATCCGCAAAGCGGGATCATCATCCACCTCTGGGACCTGGTGCCAGATATCGCAATTGCGCACGGGGACGGGGGCAATATCGACCTGGGAAACCTGGATCCTCACCAGACCTATGAGGTCATGGTGTCCACCAGCAACCCCTCGATCGTGGGGATCGGTGATTGTTTAGGAGCATCGAGATGGACCACGTTCAGGGGATCACCGTCACGCAGCTTGTGGTTCGCCATTCGCGGCTGCGCGCAGGGCCAGGTGACGGTCACGATCGAGGTGTTCCCGGCCGGGGTCGACAGCCCCGCGGCCAGGCTGGTCTACCCTGTGACCGCGTTTCACATCCCCAGCGTGGTGCCGCACCAGCGGGCGGCGCTCGAGCGGGCGTATGCCTCGCTGGCGGACGTCGAGCCGGTCAACCAAAACGTGCGGAATTTCCTCGCCGGGGGAATTGTGGTGCAGCGGCCGTTCCGGCCAAATCTGACCGGCTTCCGAAAAAGCGCGACCGCGACAGCGACCATAGTGAGCTGGCATACCTGGTGGGCGTCGGCTCCCACGGGCGGCGTGGATATCATCGGCTACCAAATGCGCTACTGGCCGGATCATGATCCGTCCAGAATTTCGACGGTGGAAATAACCGACGGGAGTGTCTGGCAGTACAGGATCACCGGGCTTGTGGCGAACACGTCGTACAAAATCAATATGCGCGCCTGCACTAACCAGGAGGACTGCACGGCAGCCGAGCAGACAGGCGACTACGAATTCAGGACGCCGCCGGGCTAG
- a CDS encoding fibronectin type III domain-containing protein → MGRAKRHAAMAWLRRLVPLPANPPVRRHHPIQRRGWARRMTLTAAGAFLLSVALLAHVRPVQAYAYSTQIQDPESGIIIHLWDLVPRIEVTIWDGGTIDLGNLDPHQTYEVLVSTSNPSIVGIGDCLGVSEWTTFTGSPSRGLRFGIRGCAAGQVTVTIQVFLAGVNSPAASLVYHVTAFHIPSVVPHQQAALDRAYASLAEVEPVNQNVRNFLAGGIVVQRPFPPIMLGYRRAATTTSTLVNWATWWASAPTGGVDIIGFQMRYWPNHEPSRITTVEITNGYAWQHRITGLAANTWYTINMRACTNQEDCTAAEWSYDGEFKTPPG, encoded by the coding sequence ATGGGTAGGGCGAAGCGACACGCGGCCATGGCGTGGCTGCGGCGTCTTGTGCCCCTGCCCGCAAATCCACCGGTCCGCCGCCACCATCCCATCCAGCGCCGCGGCTGGGCCCGCCGGATGACCCTCACGGCGGCCGGCGCGTTTCTCCTGAGCGTCGCGCTGCTCGCCCACGTCAGACCAGTGCAGGCGTACGCCTACAGCACCCAGATCCAGGATCCGGAGAGCGGGATCATCATCCATCTCTGGGACCTGGTGCCTCGGATCGAAGTCACGATCTGGGACGGAGGCACTATCGACCTGGGAAACCTGGATCCTCACCAGACCTACGAGGTCCTGGTGTCCACCAGCAACCCCTCGATCGTGGGGATCGGTGATTGTCTGGGAGTATCGGAATGGACCACGTTCACGGGATCACCGTCACGCGGCCTGCGTTTCGGCATTCGCGGCTGCGCGGCGGGCCAGGTTACAGTCACGATCCAGGTGTTCCTGGCCGGGGTCAACAGCCCCGCGGCCAGCCTGGTCTATCATGTGACCGCGTTTCACATCCCCAGCGTGGTGCCGCACCAGCAGGCGGCGCTCGATCGGGCGTATGCCTCGCTGGCAGAGGTCGAGCCGGTCAACCAGAACGTGCGCAATTTCCTCGCCGGGGGAATCGTGGTGCAGCGGCCGTTCCCGCCGATTATGTTGGGCTACAGACGCGCCGCGACCACGACCTCGACCCTAGTGAACTGGGCGACCTGGTGGGCGTCGGCCCCCACGGGCGGCGTGGACATCATCGGCTTCCAGATGCGGTACTGGCCGAATCATGAGCCGTCCAGAATTACGACGGTGGAGATCACCAACGGGTATGCCTGGCAGCACAGGATCACTGGGCTTGCGGCGAACACGTGGTACACGATCAATATGCGCGCCTGCACCAACCAAGAGGACTGCACGGCAGCCGAGTGGTCATACGACGGCGAGTTCAAGACGCCGCCGGGCTAG
- a CDS encoding fibronectin type III domain-containing protein has translation MGRTKRQAATAWLRRHVPLPANPPVRHHHPIGRRGWARRLTLGAAGALLLSVALVGHVSPAQATGIGIRLSDLVSRIAVSFWDGGIVELSNLDAHQTYEVVVSSSNPRIVGIGDCLAASKWSTFTGSPTRSFWMVIRGCAQGQATVTVEVFQAGAPSAAASLSHHMTTAPFPNVVPHQRAAREQALASLADVELANQHVRNILAGGIVVQRPFAPRLFGYVSTATTTTTIVSWATWWASAPTGGVDIIGYQMRYWPNHDPSRISTVEIANPNLWKYRLTGLVPDAWHTIKMRACTNQAGCTAAEWSYGSQFRTLPG, from the coding sequence ATGGGCAGGACCAAGCGACAAGCGGCCACGGCTTGGCTGCGGCGTCATGTGCCCCTGCCCGCCAACCCACCGGTCCGCCACCACCATCCCATCGGGCGCCGCGGTTGGGCCCGCCGACTGACCCTCGGGGCCGCCGGCGCACTTCTCCTCAGCGTCGCGTTGGTCGGCCACGTGAGCCCGGCGCAGGCAACCGGGATCGGCATCCGCCTCTCGGACCTCGTGTCACGGATCGCGGTTTCGTTCTGGGACGGGGGCATTGTCGAGCTGTCCAACCTGGATGCTCACCAGACCTACGAGGTCGTGGTGTCCAGCAGCAACCCTCGCATCGTGGGGATCGGTGACTGTTTGGCGGCATCGAAATGGAGCACGTTTACGGGATCACCGACACGCAGTTTCTGGATGGTCATTCGCGGCTGCGCGCAGGGCCAGGCGACGGTCACGGTCGAGGTGTTCCAGGCCGGGGCCCCTAGCGCCGCGGCCAGCCTGAGCCACCACATGACCACGGCGCCGTTCCCCAACGTGGTGCCGCACCAGCGGGCGGCGCGCGAGCAGGCGTTGGCCTCGCTGGCGGATGTCGAGCTGGCCAACCAGCACGTGCGCAATATCCTCGCCGGGGGAATCGTGGTGCAGCGGCCGTTCGCGCCGCGTCTGTTCGGCTACGTAAGTACCGCGACCACGACCACGACCATAGTGAGCTGGGCGACCTGGTGGGCATCGGCGCCCACGGGCGGCGTGGACATCATTGGCTACCAGATGCGCTACTGGCCGAATCATGATCCATCAAGAATCTCGACGGTGGAGATCGCCAACCCGAATCTCTGGAAGTACAGGCTCACTGGGCTTGTGCCGGACGCGTGGCACACGATCAAAATGCGCGCCTGCACCAACCAAGCGGGCTGCACGGCAGCCGAGTGGTCATACGGCTCTCAATTCAGAACGCTACCGGGCTAG